One window of Trichoderma breve strain T069 chromosome 3, whole genome shotgun sequence genomic DNA carries:
- a CDS encoding calpain family cysteine protease domain-containing protein, which translates to MERRAKDVESLLATSTGQNALDYAIQAAELYMRAAAEKGIGKEEASRHRRKCKQLVALAERLKNQLKTPSASPHADGFDILQGASRLHGSYYPPWGEDPSDSQFQLGDGLEPFVDDTVFPLSETQMANFSAWRRPHELFGPFSAGQDGILMTQGTRFDLAQDITTDCSVVASLSAAARIWTGKHAVLSKIMHPFDHGRGQPKLSPSGKYIFRLNFNGCARRVVIDDRLPSSGTDRALFVINRHNPRLIWPALLEKAYLKVRGGYDFPGSNSGTDLWVLTGWIPEQLFLQREDFDIDEAWNRIKTAYDMGDVVITLGTGHVSTEEEDIMGLVGEHDYAVQDLDSSNRKFLVKNPWSHGTKFDSSSSSEASDEDADPPSAGTLWLAIEDIAQHFESMYLNWNPALFSHRQERHFAWDIPTKDFAASLVRNPQFSIISPTGGTVWILLSRHFADPELDIARNKSGSLAAVASQLGYMSILVFDHQGKRVQLSDGATYCGPYVDSPQTLARIESRAGKAYTVVIDQQALPLPSYTFSLFIFSNGPVHVKEAEEKMTHFTEQSGCWNRRTAGGNSSCTTYFLNPQYKLSVPRATPISTLLSTANRDVHVHVDLLWSRGKRANTVKTKDLVVSSGEYRRGCAIAELDMLEAGDYTLVCSTFEAQQMADFTLRIGSMTPITLEPIPADTAGKLRTPISPFTLGGEGQRWRVPISASWVTRAVVSIRSLPPLSETSYHDTRSLPAVMIRISITDASESEPRILAESRGGLEDSGAIIRTPEFDIEPTNPSHGPRYLVIESLWGYRAIQELCGDVFSDSPIQIGDWGA; encoded by the exons atggagaggagggcaaAA GACGTAGAGTCTCTACTCGCGACATCAACTGGCCAAAATGCCTTGGACTATGCCATACAAGCGGCCGAGCTGTACATGCGAGCAGCTGCAGAGAAGGGAATCGGTAAAGAGGAAGCTTCCCGACATCGCCGCAAATGCAAACAGCTCGTCGCACTCGCCGAACGGCTCAAGAACCAGCTGAAAACCCCGTCAGCATCACCACATGCGGATGGCTTCGATATTCTGCAAGGCGCTTCACGGCTTCACGGAAGCTACTATCCCCCTTGGGGTGAAGACCCCTCAGACTCACAGTTCCAGCTCGGAGATGGCCTGGAGCCATTTGT TGATGACACCGTATTCCCGCTTTCCGAAACCCAAATGGCCAACTTCTCAGCTTGGCGAAGACCACACGAGCTATTCGGCCCCTTCTCTGCCGGACAAGATGGCATTCTTATGACCCAAGGCACGCGCTTCGACTTGGCGCAAGATATAACTACTGACTGTTCGGTCGTCGCTAGTCTTTCTGCTGCCGCGAGGATTTGGACTGGAAAACACGCA GTTCTCTCCAAGATTATGCACCCATTCGACCACGGAAGAGGCCAGCCCAAGCTCTCTCCTTCGGGAAAATACATATTTCGGCTGAATTTCAACGGCTGTGCTCGTCGAGTCGTCATAGATGACAGATTGCCATCCTCAGGAACAGATCGAGCCCTCTTTGTAATCAATCGACATAATCCTCGGTTGATATGGCCGGCTTTGCTTGAAAAGGCCTACCTGAAAGTACGAGGTGGCTATGACTTTCCCGGTAGCAATTCAGGGACTGATCTTTGGGTCCTCACGGGATGGATACCCGAACAACTATTCCTCCAGAG AGAGGACTTTGACATAGATGAGGCATGGAATCGAATCAAGACAGCTTACGACATGGGCGACGTTGTCATTACGCTGGGTACAGGCCATGTCTCtacagaagaggaagatatAATGGGTCTCGTAGGGGAGCATGATTATGCTGTGCAGGATCTTGACTCATCAAACCGCAAATTCCTAGTGAAGAATCCTTGGTCACACG GGACCAAGTTTGactcttcatcgtcgtctgagGCTAGCGATGAGGATGCTGATCCGCCCTCTGCGGGCACCCTCTGGCTGGCTATTGAGGATATAGCGCAGCATTTCGAGTCCATGTATCTCAACTGGAACCCGGCCTTGTTTTCCCATCGCCAAGAGCGTCATTTTGCTTGGGATATCCCTACCAAAGATTTCGCGGCATCGTTGGTGCGAAACCCGCAATTCTCGATCATCTCACCTACAGGGGGGACGGTATGGATCTTATTGAGCCGTCATTTTGCAGATCCTGAGCTCGATATTGCGCGCAACAAGTCTGGTTCTCTAGCTGCCGTGGCTAGTCAATTGGGCTACATGAGCATTCTAGTGTTTGATCATCAAGGCAAAAGAGTCCAGCTCAGCGATGGAGCAACATACTGTGGGCCTTATGTTGACTCTCCCCAGACGCTCGCGCGGATTGAGAGCAGGGCCGGCAAGGCATACACTGTCGTCATTGACCAGCAGGCACTGCCTTTGCCCAGCTACACTTTCtcgcttttcatcttctcaaatgGGCCAGTGCATGTcaaagaggccgaggagaagatgacaCATTTCACAGAACAAAGCGGCTGCTGGAATAGACGGACTGCTGGGGGGAATTCATCATGCACGACTTATTTTCTGAATCCTCAGTATAAGCTGTCGGTTCCTCGCGCCACCCCAATATCCACCCTTTTATCTACAGCTAACCGAGATGTTCATGTCCACGTTGATTTACTCTGGTCACGAGGGAAGCGTGCAAATACCGTCAAAACGAAAGACCTGGTCGTTTCATCGGGAGAGTATCGTCGTGGCTGTGCCATCGCCGAGCTGGATATGCTTGAAGCCGGAGATTACACTCTGGTTTGCTCGACCTTTGAAGCGCAGCAGATGGCTGACTTTACACTACGAATCGGGTCCATGACGCCAATTACGCTAGAACCTATACCGGCTGATACAGCAGGAAAACTACGAACACCTATATCACCATTCACTTTAGGAGGAGAAGGGCAACGCTGGAGGGTACCTATCAGCGCTTCATGGGTAACTCGAGCCGTTGTATCTATTCGAAGTTTGCCACCTCTGTCGGAGACTTCATATCACGACACCCGCTCCTTGCCAGCTGTCATGATCCGTATCTCGATTACTGATGCCTCGGAGTCAGAGCCACGTATCCTGGCGGAGTCCAGGGGAGGCTTGGAAGACTCTGGGGCCATCATTCGGACACCTGAATTCGACATTGAGCCGACGAATCCAAGTCACGGACCGAGATATCTCGTCATTGAGAGTCTATGGGGGTACCGAGCGATCCAGGAGCTTTGCGGGGACGTCTTTAGTGACTCTCCCATCCAAATTGGCGACTGGGGAGCCTAA
- a CDS encoding mitochondrial carrier protein domain-containing protein: protein MAQSKPAISPWGGAVAGATGAVIANALVYPLDIVKTRLQVQVRSTDKSETDGDSVHYTSTWDAISRIVADEGIQGLYAGMNGSLVGVASTNFAYFYWYTVARTLYTKSAGPSAAPSTAIELSLGAVAGALAQLFTIPVAVVTTRQQTAAKADRKGLFATAQEVIEGPDGVSGLWRGLKASLVLVVNPAITYGAYERLKGILFPGKSKLKPWEAFLLGAMSKALATICTQPLIVAKVGLQSKPPPERKGKPFKSFIEVMQFIIKREGVLGLFKGMGPQILKGLLVQGILMMTKEKVELLYVLLLRYLKSISLSKARSAIAASSATADIAKNAAQITPLVKS, encoded by the exons ATGGCTCAATCCAAGCCTGCTATTTCGCCCTGGGGCGGCGCTGTCGCCGGCGCAACCGGAGCCGTCATAGCAAACGCCCTGGTATATCCTCTCGACAT CGTCAAGACTCGCCTGCAGGTCCAGGTGCGCTCCACCGACAAGTCCGAGACCGACGGCGATTCGGTACACTACACCTCGACCTGGGACGCAATCTCACGAATCGTCGCCGATGAGGGCATCCAGGGCCTCTACGCCGGCATGAACGGCTCCCTGGTTGGCGTTGCGTCCACCAATTTTGCTTACTTCTACTGGTACACCGTTGCCAGGACGCTCTACACAAAGTCGGCCGGCCCCTCTGCGGCGCCCTCCACGGCCATCGAGCTCTCCCTGGGTGCTGTCGCAGGCGCTCTGGCACAGCTGTTTACGATTCCCGTTGCCGTTGTGACGACTCGTCAGCAAACCGCTGCCAAGGCGGACAGAAAGGGCCTTTTCGCTACGGCCCAGGAGGTTATTGAGGGACCGGATGGCGTCAGTGGGCTTTGGAGGGGCCTTAAAGCCAGTCTCGTTCTTGTCGTCAACCCGGCCATCACATACGGTGCTTACGAGCGACTAAAAGGCATCCTCTTCCCGGGGAAGAGCAAGCTGAAGCCCTGGGAGGCTTTCC TCCTGGGTGCCATGTCTAAAGCTCTGGCAACGATCTGTACGCAGCCCCTGATTGTTGCCAAGGTGGGCTTGCAGTCGAAGCCGCCACcggaaagaaagggaaagCCATTCAAGAGCTTTATCGAGGTCATGCAGTTCATAATCAAGCGCGAAGGTGTCCTCGGTCTTTTCAAGGGAATGGGACCCCAGATTCTCAAGGGCCTCCTCGTCCAGGGCATTTTGATGATGACAAAAGAGAA GGTGGAATTACTCTACGTATTGTTATTGAGATACTTGAAGTCAATCAGCCTATCCAAAGCGCGGAGCGCCATTGCAGCGTCATCAGCCACAGCTGATATTGCAAAGAATGCCGCGCAAATCACACCCCTGGTAAAAAGCTGA